A stretch of Mytilus edulis chromosome 11, xbMytEdul2.2, whole genome shotgun sequence DNA encodes these proteins:
- the LOC139495205 gene encoding uncharacterized protein: MRQDEQCQHAISCDKNEMCFVQKYHTVSNETKYDVGCTFQELCQKDITGHILGKRDGHAHIVCQKCCNDSNVCNYDLSCQNTITVPGQTCLFCDNVDNPNICNSTVTCDKDEVCFLHKYLTETQHVKYDLGCKHSTLCLHGSNTNLFGRRSTAGRHLTCERCCGGTELCNADLQCGHQEQKAMNASCTSTTECSSNLVCITGKCQCASNKYYWDSISCITNRSNGEVCTDKGQCHATLQCIRNICSCPSTQYWNGTSCLQRKSLNFTCDASVECLESLFCLHGKCQCDYAFDYWMGSACTNRKSFNTTCTSNEECATFRCIDSKCVCPLISEYWSGSQCLRGLECADLPISKDGIYTIYPNGKNKPVRVFCIVRQHEKWTVIQRRINGSVDFYQTWNKYKQGFGSAYGEYWLGNLIISIKSYLKIQL; encoded by the exons ATGAGACAAGATGAACAATGTCAACACGCTATCAGCTGTGATAAAAATGAG ATGTGTTTTGTTCAAAAGTACCACACCGTTAGCAATGAAACTAAATACGATGTTGGTTGTACATTTCAAGAG cTATGCCAAAAGGATATAACAGGACATATTTTGGGAAAGAGAGATGGACATGCCCATATCGTATGCCAGAAATGCTGCAATGATTCTAACGTCTGCAATTATGATCTGTCTTGTCAAAATACAATAACAG TTCCAGGACAAACGTGTTTATTCTGTGATAATGTAGACAATCCAAATATCTGTAATAGTACTGTGACATGTGACAAAGATGAG GTTTGTTTCCTCCATAAGTATTTGACTGAAACGCAGCATGTAAAGTATGACCTTGGTTGCAAACACTCAACG TTATGTCTTCATGGTTCAAACACGAATTTGTTTGGGCGCCGATCAACTGCTGGTAGACATTTAACATGTGAAAGATGTTGTGGCGGAACAGAACTTTGTAACGCTGATCTCCAATGTGGACATCAGGAGC AAAAAGCAATGAATGCGTCATGCACATCAACAACCGAATGTAGCAGTAACCTTGTTTGTATAACTGGAAAATGTCAATGTGCGTCAAACAAGTATTATTGGGATAGTATTTCATGCATTACAA atcGATCAAATGGCGAGGTTTGCACAGACAAAGGACAATGTCATGCGACATTACAATGCATACGAAATATATGTAGCTGCCCTTCTACGCAGTATTGGAATGGAACAAGTTGTTTACAAA GGAAAAGTTTAAACTTTACCTGTGATGCTTCTGTAGAGTGCTTGGAAAGTTTGTTTTGTCTTCATGGAAAATGTCAATGTGATTATGCGTTTGACTACTGGATGGGTTCAGCATGCACAAACA GAAAAAGTTTTAATACGACATGTACTTCAAATGAAGAATGTGCAACTTTTCGATGCATTGATTCCAAATGTGTATGTCCACTAATCTCAGAGTATTGGTCTGGATCTCAATGTTTAA GAGGCCTTGAATGTGCTGATCTACCAATATCAAAAGATGGAATATACACAATATATCCAAACGGCAAAAATAAACCGGTTCGTGTTTTCTGTATAGTTCGTCAACATGAAAAATGGACT GTCATACAAAGAAGAATAAATGGCTCTGTTGATTTTTATCAAACATGGAATAAATACAAGCAAGGATTTGGATCGGCCTACGGAGAATATTGGTTAGGTAATTTAATTATTTCTATTAAATCATATTTGAAAATACAGCTTTGA
- the LOC139494022 gene encoding uncharacterized protein, protein MAPNIPPRQVKCTSKEFVEALVDCNKSEKTFHKGDIITVTDRKSDGYRDIIEGRIGTMEVTLPETHVKPYDKNPERSLLVIATHQCNYDGIIKVEFGKRVKLKNKYLDYYWVEFEGKEGWIAVDCVVFAPRNEEIKDNVIEPSSPTNPGKKSSKNWTQSIGAGPPLPPKPVKQSKYLSFKKVSTSQREDKKQDIRIILLGKTGSGKSATANSIAGKEVFESTISGQSVTKKCEKSNSICNGRQIVLIDTPGLFDTNLSHETIQSEIIRCVHLSLPGPHLFLIIMQIARSTKEETEAVEKLFEIFGTDMGKYALIVFTRSDELEREGKSIASYIEKTGSPLTDFIRKCQGHYIAINNAATGQNKTKMVTVLVNLITDIVNNNNGGYFTNSLIDKAKEAQSAGNQEENQHRVDTPCDNQDEEEDDDSDVDEIDAGSVKSCDSGLSSLNQSIYDEIYGGYTAKEFQLNESMQDSESEINSIESEKQKLEKQKDRDMKKIELQLEKNKRQVKEVTENLDLLNTQFSKLKQQKEGVNNSFKVDIGNCDTKLKNLRTKQTRFLKQKKNLEQKKRKSKQKLSKETNSLQNKMDTNENGCVMM, encoded by the exons ATGGCTCCTAATATTCCGCCGCGTCAAGTAAAGTGTACCTCAA AGGAGTTTGTAGAAGCGCTAGTGGATTGTAACAAAAGCGAGAAAACGTTTCACAAAGGCGATATCATTACTGTTACTGATAGAAAAAGTGATGGCTATAGAGACATAATAGAAGGACGAATCGGTACAATGGAAGTAACATTACCTGAAACACATGTAAAACCTTACGATAAGAACCCAG AAAGATCATTGCTAGTTATCGCAACCCACCAGTGCAACTATGATGGGATAATAAAAGTTGAGTTTGGAAAAAGAgtgaaactaaaaaataaatatttagattaCTACTGGGTGGAATTTGAAGGAAAAGAAGGATGGATTGCAGTTGACTGTGTAGTTTTTGCACCAAGAAATGAAG AAATAAAAGACAATGTCATAGAGCCATCATCTCCAACTAATCCCGGAAAAAAATCTAGTAAAAATTGGACACAAAGTATAG GTGCTGGACCACCACTTCCACCAAAACCAG ttaaACAAAGCAAGTACTTGTCTTTTAAGAAAGTCAGTACATCTCAAAGAGAAG ACAAAAAACAAGACATTCGAATCATCCTTCTAGGAAAAACTGGATCAGGCAAGAGCGCTACAGCAAATTCAATCGCGGGAAAAGAGGTTTTTGAATCTACTATCAGTGGCCAGTCTGttacaaaaaaatgtgaaaaatctaACAGCATatgtaatggcagacaaattgtATTAATAGACACACCCGGCTTGTTCGATACAAATTTATCTCATGAAACAATTCAGAGTGAAATCATTCGCTGTGTTCATTTGTCTTTACCAGGGCCACATCTATTTTTGATTATAATGCAAATTGCAAGGTCAACGAAAGAGGAAACCGAGGCTGTAgaaaaattgtttgaaatttttggtaCAGATATGGGGAAATATGCCTTGATAGTGTTTACAAGATCAGATGAATTGGAGAGAGAAGGGAAAAGTATCGCGTCCTATATTGAGAAAACAGGTTCACCTCTTACAGATTTCATCAGGAAATGTCAGGGTCATTACATTGCAATAAACAACGCTGCAACAGGTCAGAACAAAACTAAAATGGTGACTGTCTTAGTAAATCTTATAACTGATATAGTTAACAATAACAACGGAGGTTATTTTACCAATTCTTTAATAGATAAAGCAAAAGAAGCGCAATCCGCGGGAAATCAAGAAGAAAATCAACATCGAGTAGACACACCATGTGATAACCAAGACGAAGAAGAGGACGACGATTCCGACGTTGACGAAATCGACGCTGGTTCTGTAAAAAGTTGTGATTCCGGACTCTCCTCCCTGAATCAATCTATATATGATGAAATATATGGCGGATATACTGCTAAGGAGTTTCAATTGAATGAAAGTATGCAGGATTCTGAGAGTGAAATAAATAGCATAGAGTCAGAAAAACAGAAACTAGAAAAACAAAAGGATAGAGATATGAAGAAGATTGAGTTGCAATTGGAAAAGAATAAAAGGCAGGTTAAAGAGGTCACAGAAAACCTAGATCTTTTGAATACACAATTTTCTAAATTGAAACAGCAAAAGGAAGGCGTAAACAACAGTTTCAAGGTCGACATTGGAAATTGTGATACAAAATTAAAGAACTTACGTACAAAACAAACAAGGTttttgaaacaaaagaaaaatcttgagcagaaaaaaagaaaatccaaACAAAAACTTTCAAAAGAGACTAACAGTCTACAAAACAAGATGGATACAAATGAAAACGGCTGTGTGATGATGTAG